Part of the Deltaproteobacteria bacterium genome, GCAGCAACGCCCGGGCCAAGCTGCAGGAGATCTTTCTCGACACCATCTACATCTCGTCGCACAAGCGCACCATCACCCCCAAGAGCGTCGCCCAGAAGGCCTACATCGACGCCATCCGGCGCCACGACATCGTCTTCGGCATCGGCCCGGCGGGCACCGGCAAGACCTACCTGGCCATGGCCATGGCCGTGTCCGAGCTGATGAAGAACAACTACGCGCGCATCATCCTCACGCGCCCGGCCGTGGAGGCCGGGGAACGGCTCGGCTTTTTGCCCGGCGACCTCGCCGAAAAGGTGAACCCCTACCTGCGGCCGCTGTACGACGCCATGCACGACATGGTGGACTTCGACAAGGCACGGCGCCTGCTGGAGCGGGGCAGCATCGAGGTGGCGCCCCTGGCTTTCATGCGCGGCCGCACCCTCAACGATTCCTTCGTCATCCTCGACGAGGGACAGAACACCACCCCGGAGCAGATGAAGATGTTCCTCACCCGGCTGGGCTACGGCTCCAAGGCGGTCATCACCGGCGACGTCACCCAGATCGACCTGCCCGCCGGCCGGCTCTCCGGCCTCAAGGAGGCCTGGCGCATCCTGCGCGGGGTGGAGGGCATCCGCTTCATCACCTTCACCGAGAAGGACGTGGCCCGGCACCGCCTGGTGCAGGACATCATCACCGCGTACGAGCGCGACGCCGGTGACGAGTAGGGCTACCGGGGATCACTTGGCCAGCGACGGCGTAGCCGGCCACCGCGGGAGCGCATCTTCATCCACCAGAATGACCGAGGGTGTCATCACCGTCGACGTCGTGCGCCGAGGGCCGGCGCGCCGCGTCCCCATACGCGGATTCAAGGCCAAGGCGCGCCGCATCCTGCGGCTGCTGGACCAGGACGACTGCGAACTGAGCGTGGCGCTGGTGGGCGACGGCGAGATCCGCGACCTGAACGGACGCTACCGCTCGCGCGACGAGCCCACCGACGTGCTCTCCTTCCCGGTGGACGAGCGCTTGCCCTCCGGCCCTCGGCTCATCGGCGACGTCATCATCTCCGTGGAGAAGGCCGCGCGCCAGGCACGGCAGCGGCGCCGCTCCCTGGAAGACGAGATGGAAGTGCTGCTCATCCACGGCATCCTGCACAATCTGGGCTACGACCACGAGCGCTCGCCGGAGGACGAACGCGAGATGCGCGCACTGGAGCGGCGTCTGCGGAGAGAGTTGAAGGCCGGTGCGCGCTGACGCCGTTTTTGCCCTTCGCGCAACATCCGCTATATTGAGCATCAACACCGTCCAAACGACCCTTGCGGAACCAATGGTCGCAGGAGCCCACCATGTTTGACGAAGCACGTGAACAACTCACCCATCTCGAGGACAAGCTCAGCCTGCTGCGGAGGCGCCTTTGACGTCGAAGCCAAGCAGAAGCGCATCGACGAACTCGTAACCCTCACCGCCAAGCCCGACTTCTGGAACGACGCCGACAAGGCCCAGGAGATCCTCAAGGAACAGTCCCTGCTACGCGAAGCCGTGGACGACTACGGC contains:
- a CDS encoding PhoH family protein, producing MLTVPHLAFNDQRLFRELLGNQDEHLKIVQRALGVKFRVRGTEMEIAGDPPDAELAQEVMRQLYGLLEQGYPVYGSDVDYAIRILSSNARAKLQEIFLDTIYISSHKRTITPKSVAQKAYIDAIRRHDIVFGIGPAGTGKTYLAMAMAVSELMKNNYARIILTRPAVEAGERLGFLPGDLAEKVNPYLRPLYDAMHDMVDFDKARRLLERGSIEVAPLAFMRGRTLNDSFVILDEGQNTTPEQMKMFLTRLGYGSKAVITGDVTQIDLPAGRLSGLKEAWRILRGVEGIRFITFTEKDVARHRLVQDIITAYERDAGDE
- the ybeY gene encoding rRNA maturation RNase YbeY, with amino-acid sequence MTEGVITVDVVRRGPARRVPIRGFKAKARRILRLLDQDDCELSVALVGDGEIRDLNGRYRSRDEPTDVLSFPVDERLPSGPRLIGDVIISVEKAARQARQRRRSLEDEMEVLLIHGILHNLGYDHERSPEDEREMRALERRLRRELKAGAR